A section of the Sebastes fasciatus isolate fSebFas1 chromosome 21, fSebFas1.pri, whole genome shotgun sequence genome encodes:
- the plod2 gene encoding procollagen-lysine,2-oxoglutarate 5-dioxygenase 2 isoform X1, with product MEYLKFCFVFSCWMKFANCLYSTDTPQTPAPIPKEKLLVLTVATEETDGFLRFMQSANYFKYNVKVLGMGEAWKGGDVGRSIGGGQKVRLLKEAMEALADQEDLVVLSVDSYDLIFAGGPEEILRKFQQANHKVLFAAEGLIWPDKKLADKYPSIRSGKRYLNSGGIIGYAPSINGVVSQWNLHDNDDDQLFYTKIYVDPLQRQTLNMTLDHKCQIFQNLNGAVDEVLLKFGTDRVRVRNTVYDSLPVVVHGNGNTKMYLNYLSNYVPNTWNYEHGCSHCDDDIVDLSQLKEYPNVLVGVFIEQPTPFLPEFFQRLLTLDYPKDKLKVFVHNNEVYHEKHIQQFWEENRNVFSSFNVVGPEEILSQGEARNMGMDLCRKDATCDYYFSIDTDVMLTNRQTLKLLIEQNRKIIGPLVTRHGKLWSNFWGALSLDGYYARSEDYVDIVQRKRVGMWNIPFMAHVYLVKGSALRNELKERNYFVLEKLDSDMAFCRNAREMTSHREKDSPSPESFHMLRPPKGVFMYITNRHDFGRLISTANYNTSHYNSDLWQIFENPVDWKEKYIHPNYTRIFTENYVEEPCPDVYWFPVFSEKACDEIVEEMEHYGSWSGGKNEDKRISGGYETVPTDDIHMKQIGYEKEWLHFIREFISPITLKVYSGYFTKGYAVMNFVVKYTPERQAYLRPHHDSSTFTINIALNNKDTDFQGGGCRFHRYNCSLNSPRKGWSFMHPGRLTHLHEGLPTTNGTRYIAVSFIDP from the exons GTGTTGGGAATGGGAGAAGCGTGGAAGGGTGGTGACGTGGGCCGCTCTATCGGTGGAGGGCAAAAAGTCAGACTACTGAAGGAGGCCATGGAGGCTCTGGCTGACCAGGAGGATCTTGTTGTCCTTTCCGTGGATAG CTATGATCTTATCTTTGCTGGGGGACCAGAGGAGATTCTCAGGAAGTTCCAACAAGCCAATCACAAAGTGCTGTTTGCTGCAGAGGGACTGATATGGCCTGATAAGAAACTAGCTGACAAGTACCCCTCAATCCGCAGTGGCAAGCGCTACCTCAACTCTGGAG GTATAATCGGCTATGCCCCATCCATAAACGGAGTTGTTTCACAGTGGAACCTCCATGACAATGATGACGACCAGCTTTTCTACACCAAAATATACGTGGATCCTTTACAGCGA CAAACTCTCAATATGACTTTGGACCACAAGTGCCAGATTTTCCAGAACCTGAATGGGGCCGTTG ATGAAGTGCTTCTCAAGTTTGGAACAGACCGCGTCAGAGTTAGAAACACAGTGTACGACTCTCTGCCAGTGGTTGTCCATGGCAACGGAAACACCAAA ATGTACTTGAACTACCTGTCCAACTATGTCCCTAATACATGGAACTATGAACATGGCTGTAGCCACTGTGATGACGATATTGTGGACCTGTCTCAGTTAAAA GAGTATCCCAATGTGTTGGTTGGAGTATTCATCGAGCAGCCAACTCCATTTCTTCCTGAGTTCTTCCAGCGGCTGCTGACCCTGGATTATCCCAAAGATAAACTCAAAGTTTTTGTCCACAACAAC GAGGTTTACCATGAGAAGCACATCCAGCAGTTCTGGGAAGAGAACAGGAATGTGTTCAGCAGTTTCAACGTTGTGGGACCAGAAGAAATTTTGAGCCAAGGAGAGGCCAGGAATATGGGCAT gGATCTTTGCCGTAAGGATGCCACGTGCGACTACTACTTCAGCATAGACACAGATGTGATGCtcaccaacagacagacactgaAGCTCCTCATTGAGCAGAACAG aaaaataattggTCCCCTTGTCACTCGTCACGGCAAGCTGTGGTCCAACTTCTGGGGAGCCTTGAGTCTGGATGGTTATTACGCTCGCTCCGAAGATTATGTCGACATTGTGCAGAGGAAACGTGT GGGTATGTGGAACATTCCTTTCATGGCACATGTATACCTTGTCAAGGGCAGTGCTTTGAGGAATGAACTGAAAGAGAGGAACTACTTTGTGCTGGAGAAACTAGACTCAGATATGGCATTTTGTAGAAATGCCAGAGAAATG ACCAGTCACAGAGAAAAAGACTCTCCTTCTCCGGAATCATTCCATATGCTCAGGCCCCCAAAG GGAGTCTTTATGTACATAACAAACCGTCACGACTTTGGGAGGCTCATTTCCACAGCCAATTATAACACTTCTCATTATAACAGTGACTTGTGGCAGATATTTGAAAACCCTGTG GACTGGAAGGAGAAGTACATACACCCAAACTACACTCGAATTTTCACTGAGAACTACGTGGAAGAG CCCTGTCCAGATGTGTACTGGTTCCCAGTCTTCTCAGAGAAGGCCTGTGATGAAATAGTTGAGGAGATGGAGCACTACGGTTCATGGTCTGGTGGCAAAAATGAG GACAAGCGGATCTCCGGCGGCTATGAAACCGTGCCGACAGACGACATTCATATGAAGCAAATCGGCTATGAAAAAGAGTGGCTACACTTCATCCGAGAGTTCATATCGCCCATCACGTTAAAAGTTTACTCTGGCTACTTCACTAAG GGTTATGCTGTAATGAACTTTGTGGTGAAATACACGCCTGAGAGGCAAGCGTATTTGAGGCCCCATCACGACTCCTCCACCTTCACCATCAATATCGCCCTCAATAACAAAGACACAGACTTTCAG GGTGGGGGTTGCCGTTTCCATAGATACAACTGCTCCTTAAATTCACCAAGGAAAGGCTGGAGCTTCATGCACCCAGGACGACTGACTCACCTCCACGAAGGCTTGCCCACCACCAACGGCACCCGCTACATCGCAGTGTCCTTCATCGACCCTTGA
- the plod2 gene encoding procollagen-lysine,2-oxoglutarate 5-dioxygenase 2 isoform X2, translated as MEYLKFCFVFSCWMKFANCLYSTDTPQTPAPIPKEKLLVLTVATEETDGFLRFMQSANYFKYNVKVLGMGEAWKGGDVGRSIGGGQKVRLLKEAMEALADQEDLVVLSVDSYDLIFAGGPEEILRKFQQANHKVLFAAEGLIWPDKKLADKYPSIRSGKRYLNSGGIIGYAPSINGVVSQWNLHDNDDDQLFYTKIYVDPLQRQTLNMTLDHKCQIFQNLNGAVDEVLLKFGTDRVRVRNTVYDSLPVVVHGNGNTKMYLNYLSNYVPNTWNYEHGCSHCDDDIVDLSQLKEYPNVLVGVFIEQPTPFLPEFFQRLLTLDYPKDKLKVFVHNNEVYHEKHIQQFWEENRNVFSSFNVVGPEEILSQGEARNMGMDLCRKDATCDYYFSIDTDVMLTNRQTLKLLIEQNRKIIGPLVTRHGKLWSNFWGALSLDGYYARSEDYVDIVQRKRVGMWNIPFMAHVYLVKGSALRNELKERNYFVLEKLDSDMAFCRNAREMGVFMYITNRHDFGRLISTANYNTSHYNSDLWQIFENPVDWKEKYIHPNYTRIFTENYVEEPCPDVYWFPVFSEKACDEIVEEMEHYGSWSGGKNEDKRISGGYETVPTDDIHMKQIGYEKEWLHFIREFISPITLKVYSGYFTKGYAVMNFVVKYTPERQAYLRPHHDSSTFTINIALNNKDTDFQGGGCRFHRYNCSLNSPRKGWSFMHPGRLTHLHEGLPTTNGTRYIAVSFIDP; from the exons GTGTTGGGAATGGGAGAAGCGTGGAAGGGTGGTGACGTGGGCCGCTCTATCGGTGGAGGGCAAAAAGTCAGACTACTGAAGGAGGCCATGGAGGCTCTGGCTGACCAGGAGGATCTTGTTGTCCTTTCCGTGGATAG CTATGATCTTATCTTTGCTGGGGGACCAGAGGAGATTCTCAGGAAGTTCCAACAAGCCAATCACAAAGTGCTGTTTGCTGCAGAGGGACTGATATGGCCTGATAAGAAACTAGCTGACAAGTACCCCTCAATCCGCAGTGGCAAGCGCTACCTCAACTCTGGAG GTATAATCGGCTATGCCCCATCCATAAACGGAGTTGTTTCACAGTGGAACCTCCATGACAATGATGACGACCAGCTTTTCTACACCAAAATATACGTGGATCCTTTACAGCGA CAAACTCTCAATATGACTTTGGACCACAAGTGCCAGATTTTCCAGAACCTGAATGGGGCCGTTG ATGAAGTGCTTCTCAAGTTTGGAACAGACCGCGTCAGAGTTAGAAACACAGTGTACGACTCTCTGCCAGTGGTTGTCCATGGCAACGGAAACACCAAA ATGTACTTGAACTACCTGTCCAACTATGTCCCTAATACATGGAACTATGAACATGGCTGTAGCCACTGTGATGACGATATTGTGGACCTGTCTCAGTTAAAA GAGTATCCCAATGTGTTGGTTGGAGTATTCATCGAGCAGCCAACTCCATTTCTTCCTGAGTTCTTCCAGCGGCTGCTGACCCTGGATTATCCCAAAGATAAACTCAAAGTTTTTGTCCACAACAAC GAGGTTTACCATGAGAAGCACATCCAGCAGTTCTGGGAAGAGAACAGGAATGTGTTCAGCAGTTTCAACGTTGTGGGACCAGAAGAAATTTTGAGCCAAGGAGAGGCCAGGAATATGGGCAT gGATCTTTGCCGTAAGGATGCCACGTGCGACTACTACTTCAGCATAGACACAGATGTGATGCtcaccaacagacagacactgaAGCTCCTCATTGAGCAGAACAG aaaaataattggTCCCCTTGTCACTCGTCACGGCAAGCTGTGGTCCAACTTCTGGGGAGCCTTGAGTCTGGATGGTTATTACGCTCGCTCCGAAGATTATGTCGACATTGTGCAGAGGAAACGTGT GGGTATGTGGAACATTCCTTTCATGGCACATGTATACCTTGTCAAGGGCAGTGCTTTGAGGAATGAACTGAAAGAGAGGAACTACTTTGTGCTGGAGAAACTAGACTCAGATATGGCATTTTGTAGAAATGCCAGAGAAATG GGAGTCTTTATGTACATAACAAACCGTCACGACTTTGGGAGGCTCATTTCCACAGCCAATTATAACACTTCTCATTATAACAGTGACTTGTGGCAGATATTTGAAAACCCTGTG GACTGGAAGGAGAAGTACATACACCCAAACTACACTCGAATTTTCACTGAGAACTACGTGGAAGAG CCCTGTCCAGATGTGTACTGGTTCCCAGTCTTCTCAGAGAAGGCCTGTGATGAAATAGTTGAGGAGATGGAGCACTACGGTTCATGGTCTGGTGGCAAAAATGAG GACAAGCGGATCTCCGGCGGCTATGAAACCGTGCCGACAGACGACATTCATATGAAGCAAATCGGCTATGAAAAAGAGTGGCTACACTTCATCCGAGAGTTCATATCGCCCATCACGTTAAAAGTTTACTCTGGCTACTTCACTAAG GGTTATGCTGTAATGAACTTTGTGGTGAAATACACGCCTGAGAGGCAAGCGTATTTGAGGCCCCATCACGACTCCTCCACCTTCACCATCAATATCGCCCTCAATAACAAAGACACAGACTTTCAG GGTGGGGGTTGCCGTTTCCATAGATACAACTGCTCCTTAAATTCACCAAGGAAAGGCTGGAGCTTCATGCACCCAGGACGACTGACTCACCTCCACGAAGGCTTGCCCACCACCAACGGCACCCGCTACATCGCAGTGTCCTTCATCGACCCTTGA